One stretch of Punica granatum isolate Tunisia-2019 chromosome 5, ASM765513v2, whole genome shotgun sequence DNA includes these proteins:
- the LOC116207077 gene encoding fructokinase-like 1, chloroplastic — protein MASLIHLFPHSPLVHSSSFPHPLLLPASKSNLSAKASINGLVSDVESTKPARRRKKPAGSSKKPSRSRKAPSDDEAPADLDTDDDVESFDDGMDFPYDDPPLICCFGAAQKEFVPSVRVHDNQMHPDIYSQWKMLQWDPPEFARSPGGPVSNVAISHVRLGGRAAFMGKVGRDIFGDELVLMMNKEHVQTRAVKFDEKAKTGCSYMRIKFDENGRMGMEAVKNSAEDSLLGSDLNLAVLKEARVFHFNAEVLTCPSMHSALFRAIKISKKFGGLVFFDLNLPLPLWKSRDETREVIKKAWEEADLIEVSRQELEFLLDEDNYERKRNYQPQYYAQNFEQTKNRRDYYHYTREEISPLWHDKLKLLFVTDGTLRIHYYSPEFDGVVVGTEDVLITPFTCDRTGSGDAVVAGILRKLTTCPEMYTNQDTLERQLRFAIAAGIISQWTIGGVRGFPTESASQNLKEQVYVPSMW, from the exons ATGGCGTCACTCATTCATCTCTTTCCGCATTCTCCCCTCGTACATTCCAGCTCCTTCCCTCACCCTCTCCTTCTTCCCGCTTCGAAGTCAAATCTCTCTGCCAAAGCCTCCATTAACGGGCTCGTCAGCGATGTCGAGTCGACAAAACCCGCTCGCCGCCGCAAGAAGCCGGCTGGCTCCTCGAAGAAGCCTAGCCGCTCGAGGAAAGCTCCCTCCGACGATGAGGCACCGGCGGACCTCGACACCGACGACGACGTTGAGTCCTTCGACGACGGGATGGACTTCCCCTACGACGACCCTCCCCTGATCTGCTGCTTCGGGGCGGCACAGAAGGAGTTCGTCCCGTCTGTCCGGGTCCACGACAACCAGATGCATCCGGACATCTACTCCCAGTGGAAGATGCTCCAGTGGGACCCGCCAGAGTTTGCCCGCTCCCCGGGCGGGCCGGTCTCCAACGTTGCCATCTCCCATGTCAGGCTCGGGGGCAGGGCGGCTTTCATGGGAAAGGTCGGGAGGGACATCTTCGGGGACGAGCTGGTGCTGATGATGAACAAAGAGCACGTCCAGACAAGGGCGGTGAAGTTCGATGAGAAGGCGAAGACGGGCTGCAgttatatgaggatcaagttcGATGAGAACGGGAGGATGGGGATGGAGGCTGTGAAGAACTCGGCGGAGGACAGCTTGCTCGGTTCCGATTTGAACCTTGCTGTGCTCAAAGAG GCTAGAGTCTTCCACTTCAACGCGGAAGTCCTCACATGCCCTTCCATGCACTCGGCCCTTTTTCGGGCGATCAAGATCTCAAAGAAGTTCGGGGGCCTCGTATTCTTTGATCTGAACTTACCCCTTCCCCTGTGGAAATCACGGGATGAGACACGGGAAGTCATCAAGAAGGCATGGGAAGAAGCCGATCTAATTGAGGTCTCAAGGCAGGAGCTGGAGTTCCTACTTGACGAAGACAACtatgagagaaagagaaactACCAGCCCCAGTACTATGCTCAGAACTTCGAGCAGACTAAGAACCGCCGAGACTATTACCACTACACTCGTGAGGAGATCTCTCCCCTGTGGCACGATAAGCTCAAGCTCTTGTTCGTGACTGATGGGACTCTTCGGATCCATTACTATTCCCCCGAGTTCGATGGGGTGGTGGTTGGCACCGAAGATGTTCTGATCACTCCTTTCACCTGCGATCGTACAGGTTCTGGAGATGCCGTTGTCGCAGGGATCTTGAGGAAGCTCACGACTTGCCCCGagatgtacactaaccaagatACCCTCGAGAGACAGCTGAGATTTGCAATTGCGGCTGGAATCATATCGCAATGGACGATTGGTGGGGTCAGGGGGTTTCCAACTGAAAGCGCCTCGCAAAACCTGAAAGAGCAGGTTTACGTGCCTTCCATGTGGTAG
- the LOC116207078 gene encoding arcelin-1-like, with protein MSSSTPMAAASVSSTLLGLLTFLFLRVLSADPTTPSFSFSRFDRDPATISLLGDSELVNGGSAIELSGQAVYAEPIRVVGGNPQSLASFSTNFTFSLSRGSGDGFAFAMAPRGVSSSLSGNGRFGLPVGKNRSVDGFLVVEFDAVENRVGIDSGSRKVGNVSSLNLVLNSGHKLQCWIDYEAGSRRLEVRLSKLGGSKPLNPFLAHQVDLWKMWKDRDVFFGLSSSSGASNHSCLIHSWSFELRRPPHWIHSQPLDPNAISEDKNPLTGPRGKNDCLLKVLAAMIFGTGSGALGAFCILYLWTIFGRRRPVAPEEFVGKEKSLDCGYKKVEVVVVDKAIEGGH; from the coding sequence ATGTCCAGCTCCACTCCCATGGCCGCCGCTTCAGTCTCCAGCACCCTCCTTGGTCTCCTCACCTTCCTCTTCCTGAGGGTCCTTTCCGCTGACCCAACAACCCCCTCCTTCTCATTCAGCAGATTCGACCGAGATCCGGCCACCATTTCCCTGCTCGGGGACTCCGAGCTTGTCAATGGCGGCTCTGCGATTGAGCTCTCAGGACAGGCTGTGTATGCGGAACCCATCAGGGTCGTCGGAGGTAACCCCCAGAGTTTGGCCTCTTTCTCCACTAATTTCACCTTCTCGCTCTCCCGTGGTAGTGGGGATGGCTTCGCTTTCGCCATGGCCCCGAGAGGGGTCAGCTCGAGTTTGTCTGGAAATGGGCGTTTCGGGCTGCCTGTGGGGAAAAACAGAAGTGTGGACGGGTTTCTCGTTGTCGAGTTCGATGCCGTGGAGAACCGTGTTGGTATCGATTCGGGTAGCCGTAAGGTGGGCAATGTGTCCTCTCTCAATTTGGTGCTGAATAGCGGGCACAAGTTGCAGTGCTGGATTGATTATGAGGCGGGCTCTAGGAGGTTAGAGGTTAGGCTGAGTAAGCTCGGCGGTTCGAAGCCACTGAACCCATTCCTAGCCCATCAGGTGGACCTATGGAAGATGTGGAAGGACCGGGATGTGTTCTTCGGGTTGAGCTCCTCCAGCGGGGCCTCAAACCACTCCTGCTTGATCCACTCGTGGAGTTTCGAGCTGAGACGACCCCCGCATTGGATCCATTCCCAGCCATTGGATCCTAACGCCATCTCCGAGGACAAAAATCCCCTGACAGGCCCCCGTGGGAAGAACGATTGCCTCCTGAAGGTGCTAGCAGCAATGATCTTCGGGACGGGGAGCGGGGCGCTCGGGGCATTCTGCATCCTGTACCTCTGGACAATCTTTGGAAGGCGGAGGCCAGTGGCGCCCGAGGAGTTTGTGGGGAAGGAGAAATCGTTGGACTGCGGTTATAAGAAAGTTGAGGTGGTAGTTGTAGATAAGGCCATCGAAGGTGGTCATTAG
- the LOC116209043 gene encoding uncharacterized protein LOC116209043 produces MKQGLLLWSPCPHSLNPLLPSLRFPLRIPKRPVVSAALESTADAQQPPPAEAQLSARERRQLRNQRRESRAAYNWREEVEERLIKKPKKRYASWTEELNLDNLAQLGPQWWIVRVSRIRGQETAELIARSLVRKYPEIEFKVYAPAVQERRRLKNGTYSVKPKPLFPGCVFLRCVLNKELHDFIRECDGVGGFVGSKVGNTKRQINKPRPVSFDDMEAIFRKAKEEQEKTDRAFEEEQKAAGILNPESLGSDDSIESASETPKRSRKSSSTKSGGKEKANPLAPGSTVQVLSGTFAGYEGSLKKLNRRSKKATVGFTLFGKETLVELDVAEIVAEAK; encoded by the exons atgAAGCAAGGACTTCTCCTATGGAGTCCTTGCCCCCACTCACTGAACCCACTCTTGCCCTCCCTCCGCTTCCCCTTACGCATTCCTAAGCGCCCCGTCGTCTCCGCCGCCCTCGAGTCAACCGCCGACGCGCAGCAGCCCCCGCCGGCGGAGGCTCAGCTGAGCGCCCGGGAGAGGCGGCAGCTGAGGAACCAGAGGAGGGAGAGCAGGGCGGCCTACAACTGGAGGGAGGAGGTCGAGGAGAGGCTCatcaagaagccgaagaaGCGGTACGCCTCGTGGACGGAGGAGCTCAACCTCGACAACCTCGCCCAGCTCGGACCTCAGTGGTGGATCGTCCGGGTCTCCCGCATCAGGGGTCAGGAGACCGCTGAACTCATCGCCCGCTCCCTCGTCAGGAAATACCCCGAGATCGAATTTAAG GTCTATGCGCCTGCTGTCCAAGAGCGGAGAAGACTGAAGAATGGAACTTACTCTGTCAAGCCGAAGCCCCTGTTCCCGGGGTGTGTTTTCTTGAGATGCGTACTGAACAAAGAGTTGCACGACTTCATAAGAGAGTGTGATGGAGTCGGAGGTTTTGTGGGGTCTAAAGTTGGAAACAC AAAAAGACAAATCAACAAGCCTAGGCCAGTGTCTTTTGATGACATGGAAGCAATCTTCCGGAAGGCAAAAGAAGAGCAAGAGAAGACTGACCGAGCTTTCGAGGAAGAGCAGAAAGCAGCAGGCATCCTCAATCCTGAGAGTTTAGGTTCTGATGATTCTATAGAATCTGCTTCCGAGACACCGAAGCGATCCCGAAAATCTTCATCAACCAAAAGTGGTGGTAAAGAAAAGGCTAATCCTCTTGCCCCAGGTTCAACAGTCCAAGTTCTTTCTGGAACTTTTGCTGGATATGAAGGCAGCTTAAAAAAGTTGAACCGCAGATCTAAGAAG GCAACGGTCGGTTTCACCTTGTTTGGGAAAGAAACCTTGGTTGAACTTGATGTTGCTGAAATTGTAGCCGAGGCCAAGTAA
- the LOC116208916 gene encoding uncharacterized protein LOC116208916 has translation MAFSSKSSMLLLFFSALCLHSAMAGGITCEEIPTDMCAFAVASLGKRCALETAVGQEGGGVEYQCMTSEVVVENVSVVGYVESDRCVAACGVDRRSVGISSDAMLEPPFIARLCSPDCYDNCPNIVDLYFNLAAGEGAYLPDFCNSHRENPHRTMIELSSSGAALAPAPAPAPM, from the exons ATGGCTTTCTCAAGCAAATCCTCAATGctgcttctcttcttctctgcCCTTTGTCTCCATTCAGCCATGG CTGGTGGTATAACCTGCGAGGAAATACCAACAGACATGTGCGCCTTTGCCGTGGCCTCGTTGGGCAAACGATGTGCACTGGAGACTGCAGTGGGTCAGGAAGGCGGCGGGGTGGAGTACCAGTGCATGACGTCGGAGGTGGTCGTGGAGAATGTGTCGGTGGTGGGCTACGTGGAGAGCGATCGCTGCGTGGCTGCTTGTGGCGTGGACCGAAGATCTGTAGGGATTTCCTCCGATGCCATGCTCGAGCCACCATTCATCGCCAGGCTTTGTTCACCCGATTGCTATGACAACTGCCCCAACATTGTGGACCTCTACTTCAACCTGGCTGCCGGTGAAG GAGCATACCTGCCGGATTTTTGCAATTCCCACCGCGAGAATCCTCACCGCACCATGATCGAGCTCTCGAGCTCGGGCGCAGCATTAGCTCCTGCTCCAGCTCCTGCTCCTATGTAA
- the LOC116207137 gene encoding laccase-7-like: MARLEFAIAIAFALTLLALSSTASAAIVEHTFHVKNLKVSKLCHRSMITAVNESLPGPNINIEEGDTLHVHVINQSPYNLTIHWHGVLQLMTGWADGPSYVTQCPILPGSSYTYRFTIAKQEGTLWWHAHVSWLRATVYGALIIRPRSGHNYPFPKPQGEVPILLGEWWNANVIDVENEALATGAAPNNSDAYTINGRPGDLYPCSQTDTYKLKVQQGKTYLLRIINAALNNQLFFKIADHKMTIVAVDAVYTKPYVTDVVLVTPGQTTDVLLTANQAPGAYYMAARPYNSVPINVPINNSTTRGIMVYENAPLASTTPKMPSLPRLNDTATAHRLNSNLTSLVGAPHWVPVPRDVDEHMYVTVGLGLELCEKNRTCGGVNGQKFSASMNNHSFQFPTKLSMLEAFFFNVKGIYTTDFPSKPPVKFDYTNMTNSNNAALLFAPKRTSVKKVKFNATVEMILQDTSLITLENHPMHLHGFNFHVLAQGFGNFNPRTDRKKFNLVDPQIRNTIGVPVGGWAAIRFTADNPGVWIMHCHLDVHLPLGFATAFVVENGPTAATTLPPPPKDLPKC, from the exons ATGGCAAGGCTCGAGTTCGCGATAGCGATAGCGTTCGCTTTAACGCTTCTTGCGCTTTCATCAACGGCTTCTGCAGCTATCGTCGAACACACCTTTCAC GTGAAAAACTTAAAGGTGAGTAAGCTATGCCACCGGTCAATGATAACAGCGGTAAACGAGAGCCTGCCGGGCCCAAACATCAACATAGAGGAAGGGGACACCCTCCACGTTCACGTCATCAACCAGTCCCCTTACAACCTCACCATCCActg GCATGGAGTGCTTCAACTGATGACTGGCTGGGCGGATGGACCCTCTTACGTGACCCAGTGCCCGATCCTTCCGGGATCAAGCTACACATACAGGTTCACGATCGCGAAGCAAGAAGGAACCCTCTGGTGGCACGCCCACGTCTCGTGGCTTCGAGCAACTGTGTATGGGGCACTGATCATTCGTCCTAGATCGGGCCACAACTACCCGTTCCCCAAGCCTCAAGGAGAAGTCCCCATTCTTCTTG GTGAGTGGTGGAACGCCAATGTCATTGATGTCGAGAACGAAGCTCTGGCGACTGGCGCGGCGCCAAACAATTCTGATGCTTATACAATCAACGGAAGGCCCGGTGACCTTTACCCTTGCTCTCAGACCGATACCTATAAGTTGAAGGTGCAGCAGGGAAAGACCTACTTGCTGCGCATAATCAACGCTGCACTCAATAACCAGCTTTTCTTCAAGATAGCCGATCATAAGATGACCATCGTCGCAGTGGATGCAGTTTACACTAAACCTTATGTCACTGATGTCGTGCTCGTGACGCCGGGCCAAACAACTGACGTCCTTCTAACAGCCAACCAGGCCCCAGGAGCCTACTACATGGCGGCCCGTCCGTACAACAGCGTACCCATTAATGTGCCAATCAATAACAGCACAACCAGAGGGATCATGGTGTACGAGAACGCGCCATTGGCATCTACGACTCCCAAGATGCCCTCTCTCCCCCGCTTGAACGACACAGCCACAGCCCACAGGCTCAACAGTAACCTGACCAGCCTCGTTGGCGCCCCCCATTGGGTGCCAGTGCCACGTGATGTTGACGAGCACATGTATGTGACTGTCGGACTGGGGCTCGAGCTGTGTGAAAAGAATCGGACTTGCGGGGGAGTAAACGGGCAGAAGTTCTCGGCTAGCATGAACAACCATTCCTTCCAGTTCCCTACCAAACTATCCATGCTAGAGGCATTCTTTTTCAACGTGAAAGGGATCTACACCACCGACTTCCCGAGCAAGCCACCAGTGAAGTTCGACTATACGAACATGACCAACAGCAACAACGCGGCTCTCTTGTTCGCTCCCAAGAGGACCAGCGTGAAGAAGGTGAAGTTCAATGCGACAGTAGAGATGATACTGCAAGACACATCCCTGATTACGCTTGAGAACCACCCGATGCACCTCCATGGGTTCAATTTCCACGTGCTCGCACAAGGGTTTGGCAACTTCAACCCCAGAACGGATCGTAAGAAATTTAACCTCGTTGACCCGCAAATCCGCAACACCATTGGAGTGCCGGTCGGAGGATGGGCTGCCATCAGATTCACAGCCGATAATCCAG GCGTATGGATCATGCATTGTCATCTGGATGTCCACCTGCCGTTGGGTTTTGCCACCGCCTTCGTGGTGGAGAATGGGCCGACTGCGGCGACTACGCTGCCCCCTCCACCGAAAGATCTTCCCAAGTGTTAG